From Pagrus major chromosome 2, Pma_NU_1.0, one genomic window encodes:
- the LOC141014313 gene encoding T-cell surface glycoprotein CD3 epsilon chain-like encodes MGVRAVFAVLLLFVATVKAGKGGVQFWRKEFTMTCPGGGSWFDKDKALEEVNGTDVIATVVYKNKGFYRCEYKTDTTDKIKYYFYVQGKTCDNCYELEATMFLSVIVADILMTICVMFIICKCAKKKGPAGLTHTSKSPARSGGRGPPVPSPDYEQLNLHTRSQDTYSMVNRTG; translated from the exons ATGGGTGTTCGGGCTGTGTTCGCCGTCCTCCTCCTGTTCGTAGCTACTGTGAAGGCTGGTAAAG GAGGAGTACAATTCTGGAGGAAAGAATTCACAATGACCTGTCCAGGAGGAGGGAGTTGGTTCGACAAAGACAAAGCACTTGAGGAGGTGAATGGTACAGATGTGATCGCCACCGTGGTGTATAAAAATAAAGGCTTTTACCGCTGTGAATACAAGACTGACACCACCGACAAAATCAAGTACTATTTCTACGTGCAAGGAAAGa CGTGTGACAACTGCTATGAACTGGAGGCGACTATGTTTCTGTCGGTCATCGTTGCCGACATTTTGATGACGATTTGTGTGATGTTCATCATCTGCAAGTGCGCCAAGAAGAAAGGCCCAGCAGGACTTACTCACACTTCCAAAT CACCTGCTCGCTCAGGCGGCCGGGGTCCACCGGTCCCATCTCCTGACTAtgag CAACTGAACCTTCATACTCGCTCCCAGGATACCTACTCTATGGTCAACAGGACTGGATAA
- the LOC141014291 gene encoding T-cell surface glycoprotein CD3 gamma chain-like, which yields MKCQSILPACLLLLWTLTVFVSCQEDAEIIVKTVSDGIVLQCKGKKMRSEKDTAVESIPLGYKDDNTGEYTCVNDDNSDTDLPKIYVKFRSCDNCIELDEGSIIGLAIGNLVATIVIGVAVYLVVSQTRISPNTSHKKSSDRQHLVSNEMPRGTNDHYQPLNTRTVQGGQYDVLHKRGAIEGR from the exons ATGAAATGCCAGAGCATTTTGCCtgcctgtttgctgctgctctgGACACTGACCG TGTTTGTCAGTTGTCAAGAAG ATGCAGAGATAATAGTGAAAACTGTCTCTGATGGGATTGTGCTACAatgtaaggggaaaaaaatgagatcAGAAAAAGACACAGCTGTTGAATCCATTCCGTTGGGATACAAAGATGACAACACAGGAGAGTACACATGTGTGAATGATGACAATAGTGACACTGATCTACCAAAAATCTATGTGAAATTTCGGA gctgTGACAACTGCATAGAGCTCGACGAGGGTTCGATAATCGGATTAGCTATAGGAAACCTGGTGGCTACGATTGTGATAGGAGTGGCTGTCTATCTCGTTGTGTCTCAGACTCGGATCAGTCCAAACACCTCTCACAAGAAAA GCTCTGATAGACAGCATCTTGTTTCAAACGAAATGCCCAGAGGTACCAATGACCATTATCAG CCCCTGAACACCAGAACTGTTCAGGGCGGCCAATATGATGTACTTCACAAAAGAGGGGCGATAGAGGGGCGATAG